A genome region from Hevea brasiliensis isolate MT/VB/25A 57/8 chromosome 7, ASM3005281v1, whole genome shotgun sequence includes the following:
- the LOC131181499 gene encoding cytochrome P450 CYP82D47-like codes for MDFSSNFVAILGVLALVLLYNLRRGKKYSSKERSLPPQIPGALPIIGHLHQLGARKPFARILGDVADKYGPIFSINMGMHRTVVISSQHIMKEFYTTNDKFVASRPQSSQSKHLAYNYAAFGFSPYGSYWRDVRKLAIVELLSPQRLKLLKDVRTSEVSLVIKDLFRQWKENKNNPVKVNMSDLFEHLVLNMITRMVAGKRYFKGDNNGHDEKGRPIGEVMREFMYFAGASVPSDLIPFLGWTEFMYGSVKSMKKINKELDSIIDAWVQEHELRRLNGEVETKQDFIDVLLSAVQDDSQFGNSRETVIKATIMTLIIGGSDTTSITMIWMLANLLNNRRELQLAQEEIDQKVGRDRPVEESDVENLVYLKAIIKETLRLYPAGPLAVPREAMEDCTLCGYHIPKGTRFLTNLWKLHRDASVWPNPEEFKPYRFLTTHTHVDLLGQNFELVPFGSGRRSCPGLNFALQVVQLGMARLLQGFNFTTPNNEPVDMTESLTLSLCKETPLEVMLTPRLAPELYQY; via the exons ATGGATTTCTCTTCAAATTTTGTAGCAATTCTAGGAGTCCTAGCTCTAGTCCTTCTTTATAATCTACGGAGGGGAAAGAAATATAGCAGTAAGGAGCGCTCATTGCCCCCACAAATTCCTGGTGCCCTGCCAATTATAGGTCACCTTCATCAACTTGGTGCCAGGAAACCGTTTGCCAGAATCTTGGGTGATGTAGCTGATAAATATGGCCCTATCTTCTCCATCAATATGGGGATGCACCGCACGGTGGTGATCAGCAGTCAACATATAATGAAAGAGTTCTATACCACAAATGACAAATTCGTAGCTTCACGCCCACAATCAAGCCAGTCAAAGCACCTAGCCTACAACTATGCAGCCTTTGGTTTCTCGCCTTACGGTTCCTATTGGCGTGATGTGCGTAAGCTCGCCATCGTCGAGCTCCTCTCCCCCCAAAGGCTCAAGTTGTTGAAGGATGTTCGAACATCTGAAGTGAGTCTTGTCATTAAGGATCTATTCAGGCAATGGAAGGAAAATAAGAACAATCCAGTCAAGGTTAACATGAGCGACTTGTTTGAACATTTGGTGCTCAATATGATAACAAGAATGGTGGCAGGAAAGCGATACTTCAAAGGTGACAATAATGGGCACGATGAAAAGGGACGTCCCATTGGAGAAGTCATGAGGGAATTCATGTATTTTGCTGGTGCTTCTGTTCCTTCTGACTTGATTCCTTTTCTAGGATGGACGGAATTCATGTATGGGTCTGTGAAATCTATGAAGAAGATTAACAAGGAATTGGATTCCATTATAGATGCCTGGGTTCAAGAACATGAGTTGAGAAGGCTCAACGGTGAGGTGGAGACCAAGCAGGATTTCATAGATGTTTTGCTATCTGCAGTTCAGGATGATTCCCAATTCGGCAATTCTCGTGAAACAGTTATCAAAGCAACAATAatg ACTCTTATCATCGGTGGGTCCGATACAACATCTATCACCATGATATGGATGTTGGCCAATTTGTTGAACAACAGGCGTGAATTGCAGCTTGCCCAAGAGGAGATAGATCAGAAAGTTGGAAGGGACAGACCCGTAGAAGAATCAGACGTCGAAAACTTAGTGTACCTCAAAGCAATCATTAAAGAAACGCTGAGATTATACCCAGCAGGTCCCCTGGCAGTTCCTCGCGAGGCAATGGAAGATTGCACCCTGTGCGGATACCATATTCCAAAGGGCACTCGTTTTTTGACAAACTTATGGAAGTTGCATCGCGACGCTAGTGTGTGGCCTAATCCTGAAGAGTTCAAGCCATATAGATTTCTGACAACCCATACACACGTAGACCTTTTGGGTCAAAATTTCGAGCTCGTGCCATTTGGTTCAGGGAGAAGGTCCTGTCCAGGCCTCAACTTTGCTTTGCAAGTAGTACAACTGGGAATGGCTAGGCTGCTCCAAGGATTCAACTTCACGACACCAAACAATGAGCCCGTGGACATGACTGAGAGCTTAACCTTATCCTTGTGCAAGGAAACTCCTCTGGAAGTTATGCTCACCCCGCGTCTCGCTCCTGAGCTTTACCAGTACTAA